One Curtobacterium sp. BH-2-1-1 genomic region harbors:
- the ahcY gene encoding adenosylhomocysteinase, whose amino-acid sequence MPTEARTAAPFRVADLALAEAGRHQIRLAENEMPGLMSLREEFGASQPLAGARIAGSLHMTVQTAVLIETLVALGAQVRWASCNIFSTQDEAAAAIAVGPTGTPESPAGVPVFAWKGETLEEYWWCTSRIFDWSAEAAAAGADWIGPNLILDDGGDATMLVHTGADAEAAGRVPDAGADASTEWKIVLDTVAASLQDSSDRWTRIAADIEGVTEETTTGVHRLYELSRTGELKFPAINVNDSVTKSKFDNKYGIRHSLPDGLNRATDVLIGGKVAFVVGYGDVGKGAAEALRGQGARVIVSEVDPICALQAAMDGYQVARLADVADQVDMVVTCTGNLGVVGVDEMLALKHLAIVANVGHFDNEIDMAGLESLPGVEKVEIKPQVHEWRLPTGRSILVLSEGRLMNLGNATGHPSFVMSNSFTNQVLAQIELHTRRAEYPTGVYVLPKHLDEKVARLHLDALGVALTELRPEQAAYIGVPVEGPYKPEHYRY is encoded by the coding sequence ATGCCCACCGAAGCCCGTACCGCAGCACCGTTCCGCGTCGCCGACCTCGCCCTCGCCGAGGCGGGGCGCCACCAGATCCGCCTCGCCGAGAACGAGATGCCGGGGCTCATGTCCCTGCGCGAGGAGTTCGGCGCGTCGCAGCCGCTCGCCGGCGCGCGCATCGCGGGCTCGCTGCACATGACGGTGCAGACGGCCGTCCTCATCGAGACGCTCGTCGCGCTCGGTGCGCAGGTCCGGTGGGCGAGCTGCAACATCTTCTCCACGCAGGACGAAGCCGCCGCGGCCATCGCCGTCGGTCCGACCGGCACGCCTGAGTCGCCGGCCGGTGTCCCCGTGTTCGCGTGGAAGGGCGAGACGCTCGAGGAGTACTGGTGGTGCACCAGCCGGATCTTCGACTGGTCGGCCGAGGCCGCAGCCGCCGGCGCCGACTGGATCGGCCCGAACCTCATCCTCGACGACGGCGGCGACGCCACGATGCTCGTGCACACCGGCGCCGATGCCGAAGCCGCCGGCCGTGTGCCCGATGCCGGGGCCGACGCGAGCACCGAGTGGAAGATCGTCCTCGACACCGTCGCCGCCTCACTGCAGGATTCGTCGGACCGCTGGACCCGCATCGCGGCCGACATCGAGGGCGTGACCGAGGAGACCACCACCGGCGTGCACCGCCTCTACGAGCTGTCGCGCACCGGCGAGCTGAAGTTCCCGGCGATCAACGTCAACGACTCCGTCACGAAGTCGAAGTTCGACAACAAGTACGGCATCCGGCACTCGCTGCCCGACGGGCTCAACCGGGCGACCGACGTGCTGATCGGCGGCAAGGTCGCGTTCGTCGTGGGCTACGGCGACGTCGGCAAGGGTGCGGCCGAGGCGCTCCGCGGGCAGGGCGCCCGCGTGATCGTGTCCGAGGTCGACCCGATCTGCGCGCTCCAGGCCGCGATGGACGGGTACCAGGTGGCGCGCCTCGCGGACGTCGCCGACCAGGTCGACATGGTCGTCACGTGCACGGGCAACCTCGGCGTCGTCGGTGTCGACGAGATGCTCGCGCTGAAGCACCTCGCGATCGTCGCGAACGTGGGGCACTTCGACAACGAGATCGACATGGCGGGCCTCGAGTCCCTGCCGGGCGTCGAGAAGGTCGAGATCAAGCCGCAGGTGCACGAGTGGCGTCTGCCGACGGGCCGGTCGATCCTCGTGCTCTCCGAGGGGCGGCTCATGAACCTCGGCAACGCCACGGGGCACCCGTCCTTCGTGATGAGCAACTCCTTCACGAACCAGGTGCTCGCCCAGATCGAGCTGCACACCCGCCGCGCCGAGTACCCGACGGGGGTGTACGTGCTGCCGAAGCACCTCGACGAGAAGGTGGCGCGGCTGCACCTCGACGCGCTCGGGGTCGCGCTGACCGAGCTCCGGCCGGAGCAGGCGGCGTACATCGGTGTCCCGGTCGAGGGCCCCTACAAGCCCGAGCACTACCGGTACTGA
- a CDS encoding RDD family protein, with amino-acid sequence MPKTRVPRDLADGRFVVALDETNDELVVGEAVALDVQPAGIALRLAAALLDGVCLLALYVMLMIGLSRVWPSDLDEAWAAALSIGVLVFVLVLVPAALETVTRGKSVGRYATGTRVVRLDGGAIGFRHAFTRALVGLFELWMTFGSVALLVALFGSRPRRIGDLLAGTFVQHERAAKQRSPEVLMPAELVAWAGVADVSALPQRLENRLGAFFRGAADLRPELREAAARSLAAAVAEYAHPVPAVHPEVFLAGVVVLRRERDLRALRGRAAVLDRASAAATARPPGFPR; translated from the coding sequence ATGCCGAAGACCCGCGTGCCGCGTGACCTCGCCGACGGTCGGTTCGTCGTCGCGCTCGACGAGACCAACGACGAGCTCGTCGTCGGCGAGGCCGTCGCACTCGACGTGCAGCCCGCCGGCATCGCGTTGCGGCTCGCGGCGGCGCTCCTCGACGGTGTCTGCCTGCTCGCGCTCTACGTCATGCTCATGATCGGCCTGTCGCGGGTCTGGCCGAGCGACCTCGACGAGGCCTGGGCAGCGGCGCTCAGCATCGGCGTGCTCGTCTTCGTGCTCGTGCTCGTCCCAGCGGCGCTCGAGACCGTCACCCGGGGCAAGAGCGTCGGCCGGTACGCGACCGGCACCCGGGTCGTCCGGCTCGACGGCGGGGCGATCGGGTTCCGGCACGCGTTCACCCGTGCCCTCGTCGGGCTGTTCGAGCTGTGGATGACGTTCGGTTCCGTGGCGCTGCTCGTGGCGCTGTTCGGATCCCGTCCGCGGCGGATCGGGGACCTGCTCGCCGGGACGTTCGTGCAGCACGAGCGGGCGGCGAAGCAGCGGTCCCCCGAGGTCCTCATGCCCGCGGAGCTCGTCGCCTGGGCCGGGGTCGCGGACGTGTCGGCGCTGCCGCAGCGGCTCGAGAACCGGCTCGGGGCGTTCTTCCGCGGTGCTGCCGACCTCCGCCCCGAGCTCCGGGAGGCGGCGGCACGGTCTCTCGCGGCAGCGGTCGCCGAGTACGCGCACCCGGTGCCGGCGGTCCACCCCGAGGTGTTCCTCGCCGGGGTGGTCGTGCTGCGGCGGGAGCGGGACCTGCGCGCGTTGCGGGGTCGGGCGGCGGTGCTCGACCGGGCGTCGGCGGCGGCGACGGCGCGGCCGCCGGGGTTCCCGCGCTGA
- a CDS encoding stage II sporulation protein M, with protein sequence MDLDAYTEVHRDRWQELDRLARTRHASGADVDRLVSGYQAAATDLSRIRGAAPRTAVGDRLSLTLFRARLRFTGAPVDPLAALTSFFVLQLPAALYRIRWVAIWVAAATAAIAAITAVWITTTPGAVDTFGTPEALRQYATRDFQAYYSDHGLGAFTAQVWTNNAYIAATMVAFGITGLFVPFSIGQNAISLGVSAAVLHDQGRLGDFFLYIAPHGQLELYSIFLAAAAGLMIFWSWVAPGARTRGQALAEDGRALITIAVGLALTLLLSGLVEGTVTRQDWPWPVKIGIGTVALAAVLWYQWGLGGRAYRAGQRGDLEEFERGTSALVAD encoded by the coding sequence GTGGACCTGGACGCCTACACCGAGGTGCACCGCGACCGATGGCAGGAACTCGACCGGCTCGCCCGCACCCGCCACGCCTCCGGTGCCGACGTCGACCGCCTCGTCTCCGGCTACCAGGCGGCGGCGACCGACCTCTCGCGCATCCGCGGCGCCGCCCCGCGCACCGCGGTCGGCGACCGGCTCTCGCTGACACTGTTCCGCGCCCGACTCCGGTTCACCGGCGCCCCCGTCGACCCGCTCGCGGCGCTGACGTCCTTCTTCGTCCTGCAGCTCCCCGCCGCCCTGTACCGGATCCGCTGGGTCGCGATCTGGGTGGCGGCCGCCACGGCGGCGATCGCCGCGATCACGGCGGTCTGGATCACGACCACCCCGGGCGCCGTCGACACGTTCGGCACCCCCGAGGCCCTCCGGCAGTACGCGACCCGGGACTTCCAGGCGTACTACTCCGACCACGGCCTCGGTGCCTTCACGGCACAGGTGTGGACGAACAACGCGTACATCGCCGCCACCATGGTCGCCTTCGGGATCACCGGACTCTTCGTGCCGTTCTCGATCGGCCAGAACGCGATCAGCCTCGGCGTCTCGGCGGCCGTCCTGCACGACCAGGGCCGCCTCGGTGACTTCTTCCTCTACATCGCCCCGCACGGGCAGCTCGAGCTGTACTCGATCTTCCTCGCGGCCGCCGCCGGCCTGATGATCTTCTGGTCGTGGGTCGCCCCCGGGGCCCGCACCCGCGGACAGGCCCTCGCCGAGGACGGCCGAGCCCTCATCACGATCGCGGTCGGCCTCGCCCTGACGCTCCTGCTGTCCGGTCTCGTCGAGGGCACGGTGACCCGGCAGGACTGGCCGTGGCCCGTCAAGATCGGGATCGGCACCGTCGCCCTCGCGGCCGTGCTCTGGTACCAGTGGGGCCTCGGCGGTCGCGCGTACCGCGCGGGGCAGCGCGGCGACCTCGAGGAGTTCGAGCGCGGAACGTCCGCGCTCGTCGCCGACTGA
- a CDS encoding DUF58 domain-containing protein, with product MAISGRFVALLAVAIVPTVLLGTGWAGAAWAGVVVLAALLDVLLAADLTAVRVERRMPRLARRDTTADGTLVLANDGRRTLRGVVRDMWEPSAGQAPRRIDLQVPAGERRTARMRFAPFRRGRRASAGVAVRAFGPLGLAARQRVLVAPAELVVTPPFRSRRHLPSRLARLRELDGETTLQLRGHGTEFDSLRDYVRGDDVRSIDWRATARRQDLVVRTWRPERDRRVIVVVDAGRAGAGRVDDEPRLDTFIESALLLGALAAAAGDRVDLAVLDDAVRGRVHGATRTDVVQRFGETLALAEPGIAATDWSAVPGLVDSITTSRALVVLVSSLDSVGASGDLLAVLPRLTRRHAVVVTSVTDPAVERMASGAVGPAVSGPGRRGGRVPSLQGRAERDVYRRAAAERTLLDADGVADVARRAGAEVVRAAPEQVPPLVADAYIRAKATGRL from the coding sequence GTGGCGATCTCCGGCCGGTTCGTCGCGCTCCTCGCCGTCGCGATCGTGCCCACCGTGCTGCTCGGCACGGGATGGGCGGGTGCGGCCTGGGCGGGCGTGGTCGTGCTGGCGGCCCTGCTCGACGTGCTGCTCGCCGCCGACCTCACCGCCGTGCGCGTCGAGCGGCGGATGCCCCGGCTCGCCCGCCGGGACACCACCGCCGACGGCACCCTCGTGCTCGCCAACGACGGCCGCCGGACGCTCCGCGGTGTGGTGCGCGACATGTGGGAGCCGTCCGCCGGGCAGGCCCCGCGCCGCATCGACCTGCAGGTGCCCGCCGGGGAACGGCGGACCGCGCGCATGCGGTTCGCCCCGTTCCGTCGCGGCCGCCGGGCCTCCGCCGGCGTCGCCGTGCGTGCGTTCGGGCCGCTCGGGCTCGCCGCACGCCAACGCGTCCTCGTGGCGCCCGCCGAGCTGGTCGTCACGCCACCGTTCCGGTCGCGTCGGCACCTGCCCTCGCGGCTCGCGCGGTTGCGGGAACTCGACGGCGAGACCACCCTCCAACTGCGGGGCCACGGCACCGAGTTCGACTCACTGCGGGACTACGTGCGCGGCGACGACGTCCGGTCGATCGACTGGCGTGCGACCGCCCGCCGCCAGGACCTCGTGGTGCGCACCTGGCGTCCGGAGCGGGACCGTCGGGTGATCGTCGTCGTCGACGCCGGGCGTGCCGGTGCCGGCCGAGTCGACGACGAACCGCGGCTCGACACGTTCATCGAGTCCGCGCTGCTCCTCGGCGCACTCGCGGCGGCCGCGGGCGACCGGGTGGACCTCGCCGTGCTGGACGACGCCGTCCGGGGTCGCGTCCACGGTGCCACGCGCACCGACGTCGTGCAGCGGTTCGGCGAGACGCTCGCGCTCGCGGAACCCGGGATCGCGGCCACCGACTGGTCGGCGGTGCCCGGGCTCGTCGACTCGATCACCACCTCCAGGGCCCTCGTGGTGCTCGTGTCGAGCCTCGACTCGGTCGGCGCGTCGGGTGACCTGCTCGCCGTGCTCCCCCGCCTGACGCGGCGGCACGCGGTCGTCGTCACCAGCGTGACGGACCCGGCCGTCGAGCGGATGGCGAGCGGGGCGGTGGGCCCGGCGGTCTCGGGACCGGGGCGGCGGGGCGGACGCGTGCCGTCCCTCCAGGGCCGTGCCGAGCGCGACGTGTACCGACGCGCTGCCGCCGAACGCACGCTCCTCGATGCCGACGGCGTGGCGGACGTGGCGCGCCGCGCCGGGGCCGAGGTCGTCCGGGCCGCACCCGAGCAGGTGCCGCCGCTGGTCGCGGACGCGTACATCCGCGCGAAGGCGACCGGACGGCTCTAG
- a CDS encoding AAA family ATPase: MTDPSTTQTPQATPAGDPLRDVFGRLRAEVGKAVVGQEGAVSGMIVGILAQGHVLLEGVPGVAKTLLVRSLAAAMSLDTKRIQFTPDLMPGDVTGSLVYDASTGTFPFREGPVFTNVLLADEVNRTPPKTQSALLEAMEERQVSVDGDARVLPDPFFVAATMNPIEFEGTYTLPEAQLDRFLMKLTLDVPPRDVEWQVLRRHADGFVPRDVRSAGIAPVLGVDEVLAAQRAVRGVGARDDVLAYIVDLARATRQAPSVRVGVSPRGATALLAAAKAWAWLTGYDAITPDHVQAMLLPVWRHRLRVAADAELEGVGADGVLQQVLEQVRVPI, translated from the coding sequence GTGACCGATCCGTCCACCACCCAGACCCCGCAGGCGACCCCCGCTGGTGATCCGTTGCGCGACGTGTTCGGACGGCTGCGCGCCGAGGTCGGCAAGGCCGTCGTCGGGCAGGAGGGCGCCGTCTCCGGGATGATCGTCGGCATCCTCGCGCAGGGGCACGTCCTGCTCGAGGGCGTCCCCGGCGTGGCGAAGACCCTGCTGGTCCGGAGCCTCGCCGCCGCGATGTCGCTCGACACGAAGCGGATCCAGTTCACGCCGGACCTGATGCCCGGCGACGTCACCGGCTCGCTCGTGTACGACGCCTCGACGGGCACCTTCCCGTTCCGCGAGGGACCGGTGTTCACGAACGTGCTCCTCGCCGACGAGGTGAACCGGACGCCGCCGAAGACCCAGTCCGCACTCCTCGAGGCCATGGAGGAACGCCAGGTCAGCGTCGACGGCGACGCCCGGGTGCTGCCCGATCCCTTCTTCGTCGCGGCGACGATGAACCCGATCGAGTTCGAGGGCACGTACACGCTCCCGGAGGCCCAGCTCGACCGCTTCCTCATGAAGCTCACGCTCGACGTCCCGCCGCGGGACGTCGAGTGGCAGGTGCTCCGTCGGCACGCGGACGGCTTCGTGCCGCGGGACGTCCGGTCGGCCGGGATCGCACCGGTCCTCGGGGTCGACGAGGTCCTCGCCGCACAGCGCGCGGTCCGCGGGGTCGGGGCGCGGGACGACGTGCTCGCGTACATCGTCGACCTCGCCCGCGCCACCCGGCAGGCGCCGTCCGTCCGGGTCGGGGTCAGCCCCCGCGGTGCGACCGCCCTGCTCGCCGCCGCGAAGGCCTGGGCCTGGCTCACCGGCTACGACGCGATCACGCCGGACCACGTCCAGGCCATGCTCCTGCCGGTGTGGCGGCACCGGCTGCGGGTGGCCGCCGACGCCGAGCTCGAGGGCGTCGGTGCCGACGGGGTGCTGCAGCAGGTGCTCGAGCAGGTCCGGGTGCCGATCTAG
- a CDS encoding DUF4350 domain-containing protein codes for MTATATPSAPSGAASTSTAPRRAGRGLRVGFWVAIVLVGTVLAVLTAVVGRTGPGQAPLDPTSATSSGAKALVRVLEQQGTDVRIVDRADRIGDGTVFVDDEQGVLDRGVARRIARQADHVVLVSTAPATLEAFGLDVEPVTQVGGDDTVSTASCAIPAAAGAERVTLGGTGYAVPDGGRAPSGTDLCAPSGSGGDRAYGLVRTATPAGDVTLVGTTAAFRNDTITTAGNATLALGLLGDDATLTWYTPTPGTSDAAPTLGSLAPPWVPSALVLLGLVAVAAAVWRGRRLGPLVVERMPVVVRAAETTEGRARLAARTGDRTHALDTLRIAALRRTARRLGLPRSAHVDEVVRAAARATGIPDRRVGAVLVGGPATDDRALTAGAAALDDLERAVLAATTGAQQTDRDHRGARP; via the coding sequence GTGACCGCGACCGCCACCCCGTCCGCACCGTCGGGAGCAGCCTCGACCTCGACCGCGCCGCGCCGCGCGGGCCGTGGGCTCCGCGTCGGCTTCTGGGTCGCCATCGTCCTGGTCGGCACGGTGCTCGCCGTGCTCACGGCCGTCGTCGGGCGGACCGGTCCCGGGCAGGCGCCGCTCGACCCGACCTCCGCGACGTCGAGCGGCGCGAAGGCACTCGTGCGGGTGCTCGAGCAGCAGGGCACCGACGTCCGGATCGTCGACCGCGCCGACCGGATCGGGGACGGCACCGTGTTCGTCGACGACGAGCAGGGCGTCCTCGACCGAGGCGTCGCGCGGCGGATCGCTCGGCAGGCGGACCACGTCGTCCTCGTGTCGACGGCCCCCGCGACGCTCGAGGCGTTCGGGCTCGACGTCGAGCCGGTCACGCAGGTCGGCGGGGACGACACCGTGTCCACCGCCTCGTGCGCGATCCCGGCCGCTGCCGGGGCCGAGCGTGTGACCCTCGGCGGCACCGGGTACGCCGTGCCGGACGGCGGCCGGGCCCCCAGCGGCACCGACCTCTGCGCACCGTCCGGCTCGGGCGGCGACCGGGCCTACGGCCTCGTCCGGACGGCGACCCCGGCCGGTGACGTCACGCTCGTCGGGACCACGGCGGCGTTCCGGAACGACACGATCACCACCGCCGGCAACGCCACCCTCGCCCTCGGCCTGCTCGGCGACGACGCGACGCTCACCTGGTACACGCCGACCCCCGGCACGTCGGACGCGGCACCGACCCTCGGGTCGCTCGCACCGCCGTGGGTACCGAGCGCACTCGTGCTGCTCGGACTCGTCGCCGTCGCCGCCGCGGTCTGGCGCGGCCGCCGGCTGGGCCCGCTCGTGGTCGAGCGGATGCCGGTCGTCGTCCGTGCCGCCGAGACCACCGAGGGCCGTGCCCGGCTCGCCGCACGCACCGGCGACCGGACCCACGCGCTCGACACGCTCCGGATCGCGGCCCTCCGTCGCACGGCACGCCGGCTCGGGCTCCCCCGGTCGGCCCACGTCGACGAGGTCGTCCGGGCCGCGGCACGCGCCACCGGGATCCCCGACCGGCGCGTCGGGGCGGTCCTCGTCGGCGGCCCGGCCACCGACGACCGGGCCCTCACCGCCGGGGCAGCGGCGCTCGACGACCTCGAGCGCGCCGTCCTCGCCGCGACCACCGGCGCCCAGCAGACCGACCGAGACCACCGAGGAGCACGACCGTGA
- a CDS encoding DUF4129 domain-containing protein, protein MTIDPDDARRLLERELERSEYDGAHVTWWDRASRAVLDWLGSLRADGLGSPAVAHTLLWTAVVVLVAVVVLVVVARGLPRRRARLADGQVGGVFDDDDLRPAGAIAEDARAALRAGDWSRAVLDGYRALARGLGERDLVPDVPGATARAIAGRAAVVFPAEAARLERAAATFDEVRYLGADATERSARDVLDTEHAVRTARPARTTTPAVPA, encoded by the coding sequence ATGACGATCGACCCCGACGACGCACGACGGCTCCTCGAACGCGAGCTCGAGCGGTCGGAGTACGACGGTGCCCACGTGACGTGGTGGGACCGTGCCTCGCGTGCGGTCCTCGACTGGCTCGGCTCGCTCCGCGCGGACGGCCTCGGCTCCCCCGCGGTCGCGCACACCCTGCTCTGGACGGCCGTCGTCGTGCTCGTCGCGGTGGTCGTCCTCGTGGTCGTCGCCCGCGGACTCCCCCGGCGTCGCGCTCGGCTCGCGGACGGGCAGGTCGGCGGGGTGTTCGACGACGACGACCTGCGTCCCGCCGGTGCCATCGCCGAGGACGCCCGAGCAGCCCTGCGCGCGGGTGACTGGTCCCGCGCCGTGCTCGACGGGTACCGTGCCCTCGCCCGTGGGCTCGGGGAGCGCGACCTCGTCCCCGACGTCCCCGGCGCCACCGCGCGTGCCATCGCCGGCCGGGCGGCCGTGGTCTTCCCGGCCGAGGCCGCGCGGCTCGAGCGCGCCGCGGCCACCTTCGACGAGGTGCGGTACCTCGGCGCCGACGCGACCGAGCGGAGCGCCCGCGACGTCCTGGACACCGAGCACGCCGTCCGGACGGCACGCCCCGCACGGACGACGACCCCGGCGGTCCCCGCGTGA
- a CDS encoding glycerophosphoryl diester phosphodiesterase membrane domain-containing protein: protein MSDWQVPGAPGGPQDGRGNGPGGAARPPGQQPSAPWPGQSGGPGRPPGPPPAGSRPVIPLRPLGLGDVLSGAFTVFRRNARVLLLWSVLLSGVLGLLSTIASAFGQRAIQSRMLSAVDGDVDGQTSILAGSVTLWLVLSIGLPFLAYLGRGFLVAPVAADTGQRILGRRATFRGLWALLAGRRWSVVAWILLQLAAGAVIGIVFVLVLVGAAAGLSGNGSGIGGFLLTFFVLGLGFTVVLVWLGTKFAFTVPTIALEGRPVFQAAAQSWRLTRGAFWRTFGIILLVQVMFAFAVSIASVPLTIGATLVGGTFDPLGQTDAGSGAGVGGLVAIVVGSLLGIAVQCITDVLSASVVTFLAIDRRIRTEALDQRIASHLETGQPGDPFAPSPRVDRPAWPGQGQGWPGAGPGPQQPWPGPTWPGGGPGPQQPWPGQPWPGQPGAGGQQPGGPTPPQWGGEPGRYPPDGRA from the coding sequence ATGTCCGATTGGCAGGTACCGGGGGCGCCCGGCGGTCCGCAGGACGGTCGGGGGAACGGCCCAGGAGGCGCGGCTCGGCCCCCGGGGCAGCAGCCGTCCGCCCCGTGGCCGGGCCAGTCCGGTGGGCCGGGTCGGCCGCCGGGGCCGCCGCCGGCCGGGTCGCGGCCGGTCATCCCGCTGCGACCGCTCGGGCTCGGTGACGTCCTGAGCGGCGCCTTCACCGTGTTCCGCCGCAACGCGCGGGTGCTCCTGCTCTGGAGCGTGCTGCTCAGCGGGGTCCTCGGGCTGCTCTCCACCATCGCGAGTGCGTTCGGCCAGCGTGCGATCCAGTCCCGCATGCTCTCGGCGGTCGACGGCGACGTGGACGGCCAGACGTCGATCCTCGCCGGATCGGTGACGCTCTGGCTGGTGCTGTCGATCGGGCTCCCGTTCCTGGCCTACCTCGGGCGCGGCTTCCTCGTCGCCCCGGTCGCCGCGGACACCGGACAACGCATCCTCGGACGGCGCGCCACCTTCCGCGGGCTCTGGGCGCTCCTCGCCGGACGACGCTGGTCGGTGGTCGCCTGGATCCTCCTGCAGCTCGCAGCCGGTGCCGTCATCGGGATCGTCTTCGTGCTCGTGCTGGTCGGCGCCGCCGCCGGGCTCTCCGGCAACGGGTCGGGCATCGGCGGCTTCCTGCTCACCTTCTTCGTGCTCGGCCTCGGTTTCACGGTCGTGCTCGTCTGGCTCGGGACGAAGTTCGCGTTCACCGTCCCGACCATCGCGCTCGAGGGACGCCCCGTCTTCCAGGCCGCGGCGCAGTCGTGGCGGCTCACCCGCGGAGCCTTCTGGCGCACCTTCGGCATCATCCTGCTCGTGCAGGTGATGTTCGCCTTCGCGGTGTCGATCGCCTCGGTCCCGCTCACGATCGGTGCGACGCTCGTCGGCGGCACGTTCGACCCGCTCGGGCAGACCGATGCGGGGTCGGGAGCCGGGGTCGGCGGGCTCGTGGCGATCGTCGTGGGGAGCCTGCTCGGGATCGCGGTGCAGTGCATCACCGACGTGCTCTCCGCGTCCGTCGTGACCTTCCTGGCGATCGACCGCCGCATCCGGACCGAGGCGCTCGACCAGCGGATCGCGTCGCACCTCGAGACCGGACAGCCGGGAGACCCGTTCGCGCCGTCGCCGCGGGTGGACCGGCCGGCGTGGCCGGGGCAGGGGCAGGGGTGGCCGGGTGCCGGTCCGGGGCCGCAGCAGCCGTGGCCGGGGCCGACCTGGCCCGGTGGCGGTCCGGGTCCGCAGCAGCCGTGGCCTGGCCAGCCGTGGCCGGGGCAGCCGGGCGCGGGCGGCCAGCAGCCGGGCGGCCCGACGCCGCCGCAGTGGGGCGGCGAACCCGGACGGTACCCGCCGGACGGCCGCGCATGA
- the mtrA gene encoding MtrAB system response regulator MtrA: protein MTPRILVVDDDQALAEMIGIVLRSEGYEPEFSADGNDAIDAFHGTKPDLVLLDVMLPGIDGIEVCKRIRAESGTPIIMLTAKGDTSDVVAGLENGADDYVVKPFNPKELVARIRTRLRPTAADATVLHVGDLTVDVAGHEVRRGDAVIALTPLEFDLLRALSEKPNQVFTREMLLEQVWGYHYKADTRLVNVHVQRLRAKIEHDPDNPKIVTTVRGVGYRAGGA, encoded by the coding sequence ATGACACCGCGCATCCTCGTCGTCGACGACGACCAGGCCCTCGCCGAGATGATCGGCATCGTCCTCCGCTCCGAGGGCTACGAACCCGAGTTCAGCGCCGACGGCAACGACGCCATCGACGCGTTCCACGGGACGAAGCCCGACCTGGTGCTGCTCGACGTGATGCTCCCGGGCATCGACGGCATCGAGGTCTGCAAGCGCATCCGCGCCGAGAGCGGCACGCCGATCATCATGCTCACCGCCAAGGGCGACACGTCCGACGTCGTCGCCGGGCTCGAGAACGGCGCCGACGACTACGTCGTGAAGCCCTTCAACCCGAAGGAGCTCGTCGCCCGCATCCGCACCCGGCTCCGCCCGACGGCCGCCGACGCGACGGTGCTGCACGTCGGCGACCTCACCGTCGACGTCGCCGGGCACGAGGTCCGTCGCGGCGACGCCGTCATCGCGCTGACCCCGCTCGAGTTCGACCTGCTGCGGGCGCTGTCCGAGAAGCCGAACCAGGTGTTCACCCGCGAGATGCTGCTCGAACAGGTCTGGGGCTACCACTACAAGGCGGACACCCGCCTGGTGAACGTCCACGTGCAGCGCCTCCGCGCGAAGATCGAGCACGACCCCGACAACCCGAAGATCGTCACCACGGTGCGCGGCGTCGGGTACCGGGCCGGAGGAGCCTGA